The genomic segment ATGACCTGGCAGGCAACGTGTGGGAGTGGACCGCCACCCCCGTCATGGGGCAAGGACATGTGATCCGGGGCGGCTCCTACGCCTCCCGACCCCTCTACGCGCGCTGCACCTTCCTCAACGCCGCCCCGGACGACCTGCGCTCGCCCGGCATCGGTATCCGGCTGGTGAAGACCCCATGAAAGACACCACCCCGACCCAGAACCCGACCGTCACCGCTGCGCCGTTCGGCGCGGACCCGACGAGGCGACTCGTGATCGTCGGATGCAGCGCGGAAAAGCGCACCACAGGGCAGCCGCAACCCGCGCTGGACCTCTACGACGGAGGCTGCGTACCCCCGCTACGCGCGCGACTGGGCGACGCGCCGGCCAGGCGAGCGAGGATCCGCATCCTGTCCGCGCAACACGGACTCGTCACCGCCGACACCCCACTCGCCTGGTACGACCGACCACTCGACGCGCCACGCGCCGCCGAACTACGGTCCGCCGTCCGGCACCGCCTTGTTGCTGAATTCGACGTGGACGGCACCCCGGAGGAGATTCTGATCATCGCCGAGCCGCTCTACCTCGTACCGCTGGCCGACCTCCTCGCACTACCCGCACGACCACCTATCCACTGGATACCCGACCACGCCGACGGATGGCCGCACGCCGCCACGATCCTCGACCGGTGGGGATGGTGACCATGGGCCACACCCTCGCCGACGCGCTGCGCGAGCGCGGCAACGACTACCGACCCCACATCCAGCGGTTCACCGACCGCACCGCCCTCGACTGGCACGCCCTCACACCACCCGGGCCCGACCGGACCGCCCGCCTGTCCATCGTCATCCCCACCCACAACAACGCCCACAGCCTCGGTCCGGTCCTCGACGCGCTGGCCGCCGCGAACACCGCCGCCTCGGTCGAGGTGATCGTCGTTGACGACGCCTCCACCGACCACACGCCCGCGATCATCGCCGCGCACCACACCGTCGACACCGCCGTCAGGCTGCCCCACCAGGTCGGCGCCGCCACCGCCCGCAACCTCGGCATCGCGATCGCCGAAGGCGACACCATCGTGCACCTCGACGCCGACATGGTGCTGCCCGACCACGTCCTCGCCGACATCGGCGCACGCGCCGCAGACGATCTTGTCCTCGTCGGCTTTCGCCACAACATCGCCTACCAACCCGATGCCAGCGGCAGGCCAACACTGCCCCCGGGTGAACCCGACCTCGAACAAGACCACCGGGTCAACTGGCGCGCCCCCGCCAACCAGCCGATGTTCTACAGCGGCCAAACCTACACACGCCCCATCCACGGGCGTCCTCTCGACCACACCCGCGACTGGATCGACCTCGGCAACGCAGCCATCTACCACGACTGGGACCTACCCCGGATGGTCGTCACCGCACTCGTCGCTGTGCCCCGGGCGGTGGCACTCGACGTCGGCGGCTTCGACACCGGCTTCGGCATCGGCTGGAGCACCGAGGACACCCACCTCGGCGCGGCACTCATCGCCGCCGGCTGCACAGTCGTCCCCCTGCGCCAAGCCCGCGGCTACCACCTCGACCCACCCCACCCCGGCGACGCGTGGAAAGCCAAATTCGCCACCGCCGCGCCGCGCGTCGCGTACTACCGGCGGCTGCTGGCTCAGCCACCGCCAACCGGCCGCCGCGCCGCGTTCCGCGCCGCCACCCACCAGCTGCTCGCCCGGACCCGGAGGCTGCGATGAGGCGGACCTTCGGCGCCCACGGCCACCTCATCCACGACCCGGCAACCGGCCTCACCCACCGTGCACCCCGCCCGGCGCCACCCGGACGCCTCACCCTTGACGACCGCGACGTCACCACCTGGCCGATCGCCCCACCCGCAAAACAGAACCGGAGCACACCGCTGAGCATCTGCTGGTCCCCGCTGGTGCGCTGCAACCTGCACTGCCCCCAATGCCTCGACGACACCAGCCTCCCCGAAGCGGGCCGGCCGGAACGGCACCGCATTGCCGGTGTCCTCGCCGACGCTGACATCCTCGGCATCGACATCTCCGGCGGCGAACCACTCCTGCTACCCGATCTCGCCGACCTCGCCCGCACCGTGACCGCAGGCGGCAAAGCGGCGCTCTCGGTCACCACGAACGGCTGGCACCTCGCCCGCCGCGCCGACGAACTCGCCGAGGTCATCGACGCGATCCGGGTCAGCCTCGACGGCCCCGACCCGCACAGCCACGACACCATCCGCGGCGCGGGCAGCTTCACCCGCGCCATCGACGGCATCCACGCAGCTCGCGCCGCCGGCCTGACCGTACAGACACAGATGGTCCTCATGAACTCCACGAAGACACACGCGCAACGCGCGATCGACCTCGCCGCACACCTCGGCGTTGGGGGAGTGACCTTCCTGCAGATGCTCCCCATCGGCGCCGCAGCGGACCTGACCGCAGAGATGCTCACCGACGCGGAAGCGACCGACATCCTCAACCGCCTCGACGCCCCACCCGACCTGCGAGTACGCCTACGGAGCCGTGAGGCCGCCAGCGGGTTCACCGTCATCCGCGCCGACGGCCGCGTCTGGCGCAACTCCCCACACGCCGCGCAGATCACCGGCCTGCGCCCGCTACACCAGGCCACGGACCTCACCCTGACCGGGAAGGACGGATCAGCATGAACCACCACCCGGCCCACCCACAACGCGTCTTCGCCCATCAACGGATCCTGCGACTCACCCAGGACGTCTTCCAGCACGGCGCCCGGATGCTGGCCGAGGCCGCCACCGACCGGATCGGAAACATCACCGCCGTCGTCGGGATCGCCAACGGCGGCCTCACCCCGGCCGCCACCATCGCCCACGCCCTGCGGACACCGACCTACCAGGTCACAGCGAAGCACAACACCACCGACGACCCCTACCACCAAGCCACCGGAACGGTGAGCCACGACCTGCACCCGCTCGTCGTACGGCTACGCGGCCGACGGCTACACGGCAACGTCCTACTCGTCGACGACATCAGCGGCAGCGGAGCCACCTTCACCACGCTGCTACCCGCCCTCGCCCCGCACCTAGCCGCCACCTGCACCGTTCACACCGCAGCCCTCTGCCGCAACACCGGCTCCGACCACAACCCCCGCCTCTGGCTCTGGGACGTCAACGACTGGGTGCGCTTCCCATGGGAACACCCCATCCCGCACGGCCACCCGATCGAAGACCTCACCCTCCCGCACCGAGTACAACCCGCATGACCGCCATCGCCTTCGTCCTGGCGTCCTGGCGACCCGACGCCCCCGCCGGAATGGAACGCGCCGTCGCCGCCACCGCCGCCGGCCTCCGCGCCCTCGGACACCACCCCGTCATCATCACCGCCGACCCCACCGCCGGCACCAGCTACACCGGCATCCCGATAGCGCACATCAACGCCCTACACATCCCCACCCCGACCACCGACGACACCCTCCGCACCGCCATCAACCAAGCCGCCAAACCGCTACAACACGAACTACTCGCGATCTACAGCCGCCACCAGGTCGACATCGCCATCTACGTCGACGGGCTCTGGGGACTCGGCCGGGTCATGCCCACCAACGCCCCCAGCCGCCGGATCCTCGCTATCCACGTCGTCGGCCACGACGCCGACCTCCACGCCGCGCTCGCCCGCCACCCCACCGCGGTCATCGCCCCGTCCACCGTCGTCCTGCACCGCGCCACAGCCCGGGGCTACGACACCACACGATGGCGAGTCGTCCCCAACCCGCTGCTGACCGACCCCGCCGCCCCCGACACCGAACACCGCGAACACCTCCGCCAACAAGCCCCGATCAAGATCCTCGCCCGACTCGGACCCGAGAAAGGCGTCCACGAACTCCTCACCGCCACGCCCCCCATCCACCGGCCCACTCACGTCGCCCTCGCCGACGCCGGATTCGAACCGCAAGCCGGAGACCAGACCCGTCTCCTGCAAGCCTGCCGCGCCGAAGCGGCCACACACCGCCAGCTCACGATCCTTCCCGGCCTACCATGGCGCTCAACAGCAGGCTGGCTCGCCGACGCCAGCGCCGTCATCGTCCCCTCCCTGGCCGAAACATTCGGCCTGGTCGCCCTCGAAGCCCTCTCCGGCGGCACACCCGTCATCGCCTACGACGTGGACAACCTGCCCGCACTCATCGGACAAGGCGGAGTCGTCGTACCCCGCCCACACGGACCAGGAGCACTGTGGCGAGCCGCCCACGATCTGCTCGCAGACCCGGTAACGTACGGCCGAACCTCACGGGCCGGCTACTACCTTTCGCGGGACTATCGGCCCGCCCAGATCGCTGACCTGCTCGTGAAGGTGGTGAGCTGATGGGCGGTCACCCGCGCATCCAGCAACACATGCTCCCGATAGCCGACGCCGCACCCCCAGACGACCGACCGCCGCCGCTGCTCCTCGTCGACGGCCACAACCTCCTCTGGGGAGCCACCTTCGGCTTCCCCGCCCCGATCTACTCCCGCGACAAAACCCGCACCCTCACCGGCCTGTTCGCGTTCTTCGCGCTGCTACGCGTCGCCGTACGCAACGAGGTACCCGGCGGCCGACCCGAGATCATCGTCGTCTTCGACGGCGAACACGGCAGCACTGCACGCAAAGCAGAACACGACGGCTACAAGGCAAACCGACCCACCGACGCCGCAGCCCTCGAACCACTCCAATACCTGCCCGACGTCCGCCGAGGCCTCGACAACCACGGCATCAAATGGATCGAAATCGACCACGAGGAAGCCGACGACGTGATCGCCACCCTCGTCGCCGCCACACCACCTCCGCGACCCGTGCTGATCATGTCCCGAGACCGTGACTACTACCAGCTCGTTACCGAACGCGTCCTCGTCCTCAACACCAGATTCCGCGCCGGCAAGCGCCATGTTGACCCGGCCCAGGTGTACGAACGGCACCAGGTCACACCCGCCCAATGGGCCGACTTCCGCGCCCTAGCCGGCGACCCCGCCGACGAAATCCCCGGCATCCCCGGCATCGGCGCCAAAACCGCAGCAACGCTCCTCACGGACGGCCTCACCCTCGACGACCTACCTCAATCCGGACGCCTCACTACCGGACGCGGCCGAACCGTCGCCGCACAACTCGACATCGCCATCAAATGGCGCACCATGATCCGCCTCAACCCCACCGTAGCCCTACCACTAATCCCGACCGCCATACCAAGCCCGGCACTGCCGGCACCCGCCCAGATCGTGGAAGAACTCGGCCTGTGGTAGCCGCCCCGTCCATTATGACCATCATGGCCCACGCCGACGACGCCGAACTGTGGGCAGGAGGAACTCTTGCGCGCCACGCCCGAGACGGCTGGGAGATTACCATCGTCACGCCCCGCCATGACGAAACACGCGACGACGAAGCCGAGGCAGGAGCCACGGTTCTCGGCGCCCAACTCCGTCAACTCGACTACCTAACCATCGAGGCCATCCAGACAGTCCTGAAAGAAAGTCAACCCGCTGTGGTGATCACTCACCCAACAGACGACATACACCCCGAGCATCAGCACGCCGCCCACGCTGTGCTCGCAGCAATCCCCGAGATCGTGATTTCTGCCGGCCGCCCACAACGCCTATATACCTCTGACGGCTACAACAACCTCAACAGACTCGGCCATCCCCTTTACCTACCCGCCATCATCGATATCACCGAGACATTCGAAATCAAAATGCGTGCATTACGATGCCATCGGTCTCAACCGATCAATGAACACTTCGGCCCCATGACTGAGGCGCTCGGTAGGTTGCACGGACAGCGGATAGGCGTCCGGCATGCCGAAGCATTCCGGCCAATTCCGATTCTCGGCCGCCTGTTCCCGGCCATCGGTCTCTAGTTGTTCTAACGCGAATTGTCACCGGCGCCGAAATTCCATACCATGTTTTGCTCCGCAGTCGAACCACCTCCGATCGCGGAAACGGCCAACAGTCGACGGAGTCGAATTGCTCAACATCGCGTTAGTCCGGTCACTCGGTACCGGTACTGCGGCAGCGAGATCCCCCCAGGCCCTGGGCGGCATCGAACTACGCCTCACGGCGGTCGTGGAGGGGCCCGCTGCGGGGTCCGGCGCGGCGGTTCGGCGAGCGGCCTGGGGAAAACGGACCAGGGCAATCCCTACACCACGGCCCAGGCCGACTCAACCAAACGGCTATCTCTACTCGGGTCTACCGGATAGGCGATATGTTGCCGACGGACATGGTGTCCGTCTCGGTTGCCCCAAGTTGATCAAAAAATATATGAATGAAAGTCGCATAGAAAGCCCAGGGTTTTGTGGCTAAGTCCGTTGCGTAACCAGAGTGCCGATCGTGTC from the Solwaraspora sp. WMMD1047 genome contains:
- a CDS encoding DUF6884 domain-containing protein, whose product is MKDTTPTQNPTVTAAPFGADPTRRLVIVGCSAEKRTTGQPQPALDLYDGGCVPPLRARLGDAPARRARIRILSAQHGLVTADTPLAWYDRPLDAPRAAELRSAVRHRLVAEFDVDGTPEEILIIAEPLYLVPLADLLALPARPPIHWIPDHADGWPHAATILDRWGW
- a CDS encoding glycosyltransferase — encoded protein: MVTMGHTLADALRERGNDYRPHIQRFTDRTALDWHALTPPGPDRTARLSIVIPTHNNAHSLGPVLDALAAANTAASVEVIVVDDASTDHTPAIIAAHHTVDTAVRLPHQVGAATARNLGIAIAEGDTIVHLDADMVLPDHVLADIGARAADDLVLVGFRHNIAYQPDASGRPTLPPGEPDLEQDHRVNWRAPANQPMFYSGQTYTRPIHGRPLDHTRDWIDLGNAAIYHDWDLPRMVVTALVAVPRAVALDVGGFDTGFGIGWSTEDTHLGAALIAAGCTVVPLRQARGYHLDPPHPGDAWKAKFATAAPRVAYYRRLLAQPPPTGRRAAFRAATHQLLARTRRLR
- a CDS encoding radical SAM protein; the protein is MRRTFGAHGHLIHDPATGLTHRAPRPAPPGRLTLDDRDVTTWPIAPPAKQNRSTPLSICWSPLVRCNLHCPQCLDDTSLPEAGRPERHRIAGVLADADILGIDISGGEPLLLPDLADLARTVTAGGKAALSVTTNGWHLARRADELAEVIDAIRVSLDGPDPHSHDTIRGAGSFTRAIDGIHAARAAGLTVQTQMVLMNSTKTHAQRAIDLAAHLGVGGVTFLQMLPIGAAADLTAEMLTDAEATDILNRLDAPPDLRVRLRSREAASGFTVIRADGRVWRNSPHAAQITGLRPLHQATDLTLTGKDGSA
- a CDS encoding phosphoribosyltransferase family protein, producing the protein MNHHPAHPQRVFAHQRILRLTQDVFQHGARMLAEAATDRIGNITAVVGIANGGLTPAATIAHALRTPTYQVTAKHNTTDDPYHQATGTVSHDLHPLVVRLRGRRLHGNVLLVDDISGSGATFTTLLPALAPHLAATCTVHTAALCRNTGSDHNPRLWLWDVNDWVRFPWEHPIPHGHPIEDLTLPHRVQPA
- a CDS encoding glycosyltransferase family 4 protein gives rise to the protein MTAIAFVLASWRPDAPAGMERAVAATAAGLRALGHHPVIITADPTAGTSYTGIPIAHINALHIPTPTTDDTLRTAINQAAKPLQHELLAIYSRHQVDIAIYVDGLWGLGRVMPTNAPSRRILAIHVVGHDADLHAALARHPTAVIAPSTVVLHRATARGYDTTRWRVVPNPLLTDPAAPDTEHREHLRQQAPIKILARLGPEKGVHELLTATPPIHRPTHVALADAGFEPQAGDQTRLLQACRAEAATHRQLTILPGLPWRSTAGWLADASAVIVPSLAETFGLVALEALSGGTPVIAYDVDNLPALIGQGGVVVPRPHGPGALWRAAHDLLADPVTYGRTSRAGYYLSRDYRPAQIADLLVKVVS
- a CDS encoding 5'-3' exonuclease H3TH domain-containing protein; translation: MGGHPRIQQHMLPIADAAPPDDRPPPLLLVDGHNLLWGATFGFPAPIYSRDKTRTLTGLFAFFALLRVAVRNEVPGGRPEIIVVFDGEHGSTARKAEHDGYKANRPTDAAALEPLQYLPDVRRGLDNHGIKWIEIDHEEADDVIATLVAATPPPRPVLIMSRDRDYYQLVTERVLVLNTRFRAGKRHVDPAQVYERHQVTPAQWADFRALAGDPADEIPGIPGIGAKTAATLLTDGLTLDDLPQSGRLTTGRGRTVAAQLDIAIKWRTMIRLNPTVALPLIPTAIPSPALPAPAQIVEELGLW
- a CDS encoding PIG-L deacetylase family protein, whose product is MAHADDAELWAGGTLARHARDGWEITIVTPRHDETRDDEAEAGATVLGAQLRQLDYLTIEAIQTVLKESQPAVVITHPTDDIHPEHQHAAHAVLAAIPEIVISAGRPQRLYTSDGYNNLNRLGHPLYLPAIIDITETFEIKMRALRCHRSQPINEHFGPMTEALGRLHGQRIGVRHAEAFRPIPILGRLFPAIGL